A stretch of the Vigna radiata var. radiata cultivar VC1973A chromosome 7, Vradiata_ver6, whole genome shotgun sequence genome encodes the following:
- the LOC106765834 gene encoding L-galactose dehydrogenase — MELRELGRTGLKLSCIGFGASPLGNVFGTVSEEQANASVRLAFQSGINFFDTSPYYGGTLSEKVLGKALKALEAPRSSYVVATKCGRYKDGFDFSAERVTRSVEESLERLQLDYVDILQCHDIEFGSLDQIVNETIPALVKLKEAGKTRFIGITGLPLGIFSYVLDRVPPGTLDVVLSYCHYSVNDSSLGDLIPYLKAKGVGIINASPLSMGLLTHAGPPPWHPASPQLKSACEAAADHCKEKGKNISKLALQYSLLNKEISSVLVGMKSVEQVEENVAAARELANSGIDEEALSEVEAILKPVKNQSWPSGIQQS, encoded by the exons ATGGAGTTACGTGAGCTTGGTAGAACCGGACTGAAACTGAGCTGCATCGGTTTCGGAGCTTCTCCACTGGGCAATGTCTTCGGCACAGTTTCCGAGGAGCAGGCCAACGCTTCCGTTCGCCTCGCCTTTCAATCCGGCATCAATTTCTTCGACACTTCTCC GTATTACGGAGGGACACTGTCGGAGAAAGTGCTGGGGAAGGCACTGAAGGCTCTCGAAGCTCCTCGGAGCTCCTACGTTGTGGCGACGAAGTGCGGACGGTACAAGGACGGTTTTGATTTCAGCGCGGAGAGAGTCACGAGGAGCGTGGAAGAGAGCTTGGAGAGGTTGCAACTTGACTACGTTGACATTCTCCAGTGCCACGACATCGAGTTCGGTTCCCTAGACCAG ATCGTGAACGAAACGATTCCGGCGCTGGTGAAATTGAAGGAGGCGGGGAAGACGCGTTTCATCGGCATAACGGGGCTTCCTCTGGGGATTTTCAGTTACGTGCTTGATAGGGTTCCGCCTGGGACGCTTGATGTGGTGCTTTCCTATTGCCATTACTCTGTGAACGACTCCAGCTTGGGGGATTTGATACCCTATTTGAAGGCCAAAGGGGTTGGCATCATCAATGCTTCTCCTCTCTCCATGGGTCTTCTCACTCATGCTGGCCCACCTCCATGGCATCCGGCTTCGCCCCAACTCAAG TCTGCATGCGAAGCTGCTGCCGATCAttgtaaagaaaagggaaaaaacatTTCAAAGTTAGCGTTGCAGTACAGCTTGTTGAATAAGGAAATCTCATCAGTGCTTGTAGGCATGAAGTCCGTTGAACAG GTGGAGGAAAATGTTGCTGCTGCACGAGAACTAGCTAATAGTGGCATTGATGAAGAGGCTCTATCAGAAGTTGAAGCTATTCTGAAGCCTGTTAAAAATCAGTCATGGCCCAGTGGAATCCAGCAGAGCTGA
- the LOC106766348 gene encoding transcription factor bHLH25 isoform X1, which yields MEISSIRELPDMKEQEIMEDSNLLRQWHLSSIDDPNLLPMASTFEETFQQHAFTYPDFNPKASMETTLMDIERPTKHHKNISWNPIKSSAQTSDAQYVSFPNLLSFMDSNHISPLGLVKANEVACPITNSTTSLDTFSQGILGNHNYLFKACQETKKNGRRSKISHPQDHIIAERKRREKLSQRFIALSALVPGLQKTDKASILGDAISHLKQLQEKVKALEEAQNMKKTVESVVIVKKSQLSYDVNNSSEYDGPLFDETMPEIEARFCGRNVLIRVHCEKTKGVVEKTIHEIENLHLKVTNSNAMAFGRCAIDMTIIAQMDIEFCMGVKDVVRNLRSAFTSFM from the exons ATGGAGATCTCATCTATCAGAGAATTACCTGATATG AAGGAGCAGGAAATAATGGAGGACTCTAATTTGCTCCGTCAGTGGCACCTGAGTTCTATTGATGACCCTAACTTACTGCCAATGGCTTCTACTTTTGAAGAGACTTTTCAACAACATGCATTTACTTATCCAGACTTCAATCCCAAAGCATCCATGGAAACTACACTTATGGACATTGAAAGACCaacaaaacatcataaaaacatCAGCTGGAATCCCATAAAAAGTTCTGCTCAGACATCAGATGCACAATATGTATCTTTCCCAAATCTTCTTTCGTTTATGGATTCCAATCACATAAGTCCATTGGGATTAGTGAAGGCCAATGAGGTGGCTTGTCCTATAACCAATAGCACAACTTCTCTGGACACTTTCTCTCAAGGAATCTTGGGGAATCATAACTATCTCTTTAAGGCATGCCAAGAGACCAAAAAGAATGGAAGACGTTCAAAAATTTCTCATCCTCAAGACCACATCATAGCTGAAAGAAAGCGAAGAGAGAAGCTCAGCCAGCGCTTCATTGCCTTATCTGCCCTTGTTCCTGGACTACAGAAg ACGGACAAAGCTTCTATTCTTGGAGATGCTATCAGCCACTTGAAGCAATTGCAAGAGAAAGTAAAGGCTCTTGAGGAGGCACAAAACATGAAGAAAACTGTGGAGTCTGTGGTAATTGTGAAGAAATCTCAACTGTCCTATGATGTTAACAATTCTTCAGAATATGATGGTCCGTTATTTGACGAAACAATGCCCGAAATTGAAGCAAGATTTTGTGGGAGAAATGTCCTCATAAGAGTTCACTGTGAAAAGACCAAAGGCGTGGTGGAAAAAACAATCCATGAAATTGAGAATCTCCACCTGAAAGTCACCAACAGCAATGCCATGGCATTTGGGAGATGCGCCATTGATATGACAATTATTGCTCAG ATGGATATTGAATTTTGCATGGGAGTGAAGGATGTAGTGAGAAATCTCCGCTCAGCTTTTACATCTTTCATGTGA
- the LOC106766348 gene encoding transcription factor bHLH25 isoform X2, which translates to MEISSIRELPDMEQEIMEDSNLLRQWHLSSIDDPNLLPMASTFEETFQQHAFTYPDFNPKASMETTLMDIERPTKHHKNISWNPIKSSAQTSDAQYVSFPNLLSFMDSNHISPLGLVKANEVACPITNSTTSLDTFSQGILGNHNYLFKACQETKKNGRRSKISHPQDHIIAERKRREKLSQRFIALSALVPGLQKTDKASILGDAISHLKQLQEKVKALEEAQNMKKTVESVVIVKKSQLSYDVNNSSEYDGPLFDETMPEIEARFCGRNVLIRVHCEKTKGVVEKTIHEIENLHLKVTNSNAMAFGRCAIDMTIIAQMDIEFCMGVKDVVRNLRSAFTSFM; encoded by the exons ATGGAGATCTCATCTATCAGAGAATTACCTGATATG GAGCAGGAAATAATGGAGGACTCTAATTTGCTCCGTCAGTGGCACCTGAGTTCTATTGATGACCCTAACTTACTGCCAATGGCTTCTACTTTTGAAGAGACTTTTCAACAACATGCATTTACTTATCCAGACTTCAATCCCAAAGCATCCATGGAAACTACACTTATGGACATTGAAAGACCaacaaaacatcataaaaacatCAGCTGGAATCCCATAAAAAGTTCTGCTCAGACATCAGATGCACAATATGTATCTTTCCCAAATCTTCTTTCGTTTATGGATTCCAATCACATAAGTCCATTGGGATTAGTGAAGGCCAATGAGGTGGCTTGTCCTATAACCAATAGCACAACTTCTCTGGACACTTTCTCTCAAGGAATCTTGGGGAATCATAACTATCTCTTTAAGGCATGCCAAGAGACCAAAAAGAATGGAAGACGTTCAAAAATTTCTCATCCTCAAGACCACATCATAGCTGAAAGAAAGCGAAGAGAGAAGCTCAGCCAGCGCTTCATTGCCTTATCTGCCCTTGTTCCTGGACTACAGAAg ACGGACAAAGCTTCTATTCTTGGAGATGCTATCAGCCACTTGAAGCAATTGCAAGAGAAAGTAAAGGCTCTTGAGGAGGCACAAAACATGAAGAAAACTGTGGAGTCTGTGGTAATTGTGAAGAAATCTCAACTGTCCTATGATGTTAACAATTCTTCAGAATATGATGGTCCGTTATTTGACGAAACAATGCCCGAAATTGAAGCAAGATTTTGTGGGAGAAATGTCCTCATAAGAGTTCACTGTGAAAAGACCAAAGGCGTGGTGGAAAAAACAATCCATGAAATTGAGAATCTCCACCTGAAAGTCACCAACAGCAATGCCATGGCATTTGGGAGATGCGCCATTGATATGACAATTATTGCTCAG ATGGATATTGAATTTTGCATGGGAGTGAAGGATGTAGTGAGAAATCTCCGCTCAGCTTTTACATCTTTCATGTGA
- the LOC106768706 gene encoding malate dehydrogenase 2, peroxisomal: MEARAGANQRIARISAHLQPSNFQEKGDAILKRAECRAKGGAPGFKVAILGAAGGIGQSLSLLMKINPLVSVLHLYDVVNTPGVTADISHMDTGAVVRGFLGQPQLESALTGVDLVIIPAGVPRKPGMTRDDLFKINAGIVKTLSEGIAKSCPNAIVNLISNPVNSTVAIAAEVFKKAGTYDPKRLLGVTALDVVRANTFVAEVLGVDPREVDVPVVGGHAGVTILPLLSQVKPPSSFTAEETEYLTNRIQNGGTEVVEAKAGAGSATLSMAYAAAKFADACLRGLKGEAGVVECAFVDSQVTELPFFATKVRLGRAGAEEVYQLGPLNEYERIGLEKAKKELAGSIQKGIDFIRK; the protein is encoded by the exons ATGGAGGCACGTGCAGGAGCCAATCAGCGTATTGCAAGAATCTCTGCTCATCTTCAGCCTTCAAATTTCCAG GAAAAGGGCGATGCTATTCTCAAGAGAGCTGAGTGCAGAGCAAAGGGTGGGGCACCTGGATTCAAAGTGGCAATTTTGGGGGCTGCTGGGGGAATTGGTCAATCCCTTTCTTTGTTGATGAAGATTAACCCATTGGTTTCAGTTCTTCATCTTTATGATGTTGTCAACACCCCCGGTGTCACAGCTGATATTAGCCACATGGACACTGGTGCTGTG GTTCGTGGCTTTCTGGGACAGCCACAACTGGAGAGTGCTCTCACCGGCGTGGACTTGGTAATCATACCTGCTGGGGTGCCAAGGAAACCTGGGATGACAAGggatgatttatttaaaataaatgctGGAATTGTGAAGACCCTTAGTGAAGGAATTGCCAAGTCCTGCCCCAATGCAATTGTCAACTTGATCAGTAATCCTGTAAATTCCACCGTTGCTATTGCTGCAGAGGTTTTCAAGAAAGCCGGTACATATGACCCAAAGCGACTTCTGGGTGTTACAGCTCTTGACGTTGTGAGGGCAAATACTTTTGTG GCGGAGGTACTTGGAGTGGATCCAAGAGAGGTTGACGTTCCAGTGGTGGGAGGTCATGCTGGGGTCACAATTTTACCTCTTTTGTCACAG GTTAAGCCTCCCAGTAGCTTCACTGCAGAAGAAACTGAATACCTGACAAATCGCATTCAAAATGGTGGAACTGAAGTTGTGGAG GCAAAAGCTGGTGCTGGTTCGGCCACCCTATCCATG GCATATGCAGCTGCCAAGTTTGCGGACGCATGCCTCCGTGGCTTAAAAGGAGAAGCTGGGGTGGTGGAGTGTGCTTTTGTTGATTCTCAG GTTACAGAACTTCCCTTCTTTGCAACGAAGGTACGTCTCGGTCGTGCTGGAGCAGAAGAGGTATATCAATTAGGCCCCCTCAATGAGTATGAAAG GATTGGGTtggaaaaagcaaagaaagagTTAGCAGGAAGCATCCAGAAGGGTATAGACTTCATCAGAAAATAA